From Xiphophorus hellerii strain 12219 chromosome 20, Xiphophorus_hellerii-4.1, whole genome shotgun sequence, the proteins below share one genomic window:
- the ppp1r3db gene encoding protein phosphatase 1, regulatory subunit 3Db, with amino-acid sequence MSGSAGEQNWRQAQVINGPSRPTTTIRLRDICDPKPPLPKAPVRIRPPSPKPASLSERGQQQTPSDDPSVQRKRAQSLSSASGKKREPRRVQVRFVDALGLDLEEVKVFRRQEDPQIPPHVMFRLLMSSELTFGKSPELNMPYFRPCFPEHPGGLPNFQNRLCSQKVSLESVMCSDQGITGTVHVLNLAYQKEVKVHYSFTNWRTQTHTTALWVSGEYPGDCGAPGTDVFRFRLPVPPFILQPGAILEFAICYRVNGWDFWDNNDGNNYKLACHSYKVTVPRECEDSLLHFT; translated from the coding sequence ATGTCCGGGTCAGCTGGTGAGCAGAACTGGAGGCAAGCACAGGTCATCAATGGTCCCAGCAGACCAACCACAACAATCAGACTGCGAGACATATGCGATCCAAAGCCTCCACTTCCAAAGGCCCCGGTCCGGATCCGTCCGCCATCTCCAAAACCTGCCTCTCTGAGCGAACGAGGTCAGCAGCAAACCCCTTCAGACGATCCCTCCGTCCAGAGGAAAAGGGCCCAGTCTCTGTCTTCTGCTTCAGGAAAGAAGAGAGAACCTAGGAGGGTCCAGGTCCGCTTTGTGGATGCGCTGGGTCTTGATCTGGAGGAGGTGAAAGTCTTCAGACGTCAGGAGGACCCCCAGATACCCCCTCACGTGATGTTCAGGCTGTTGATGAGCTCTGAACTGACTTTTGGAAAGTCACCTGAGCTGAACATGCCTTACTTCAGACCCTGTTTCCCTGAACACCCGGGGGGCCTGCCAAACTTCCAGAACCGTCTCTGCTCTCAGAAAGTCTCTCTGGAGAGTGTGATGTGCTCAGACCAAGGTATAACAGGAACTGTACATGTACTTAATTTAGCTTATCAGAAAGAGGTCAAAGTGCACTACTCTTTCACCAACTGGAgaacgcaaacacacacaacagcTTTGTGGGTATCGGGTGAGTACCCTGGCGACTGCGGAGCTCCAGGCACGGATGTTTTCAGGTTTCGTCTGCCCGTCCCGCCCTTCATCTTGCAGCCAGGAGCCATCCTGGAGTTTGCCATCTGCTACCGTGTGAATGGATGGGACTTCTGGGATAACAACGACGGCAACAATTACAAACTGGCATGCCACAGTTACAAGGTGACCGTGCCGAGGGAGTGTGAGGACAGCCTGCTGCATTTCACCTGA